One genomic segment of Marinitoga piezophila KA3 includes these proteins:
- a CDS encoding aldehyde ferredoxin oxidoreductase family protein, protein MSFNGKVLRVNLTEKSVKVEKLPEDYELYLGGRGLATKMFYDEVGPQVDPFSPENKLFFATGPLTGTAAPTGGRYMVVTKGPLTGTIASSNSGGYFGAELKFAGYDMIIIEGKAEKPVYLMIKDDHVELKDASHLWGKDVFETTDIMMEEIGDPRARVACIGPAGEKLVKFAAIMNDKHRAAGRTGVGAVMGSKNFKGIVVRGTKRPEVKDPAKFMEVVKEKIKKLRENGITGEGLPKLGTKVLDNIINQNGLYPTRNFQDSVFEFTDEVSGEALVEKGYLVKNMPCFGCPIACGRRVTLPNGIETEGPEYETGWAFGPDCGVSDLIAIVEANHLCNKYGLDTISAGSTIACAMEMYEKGIVKKEELGNGPELKFGSSEAVVFYTKQIGLREGIGDKLAEGSYRFAESYGHPEFAMVVKKQEIPAYDPRGAQGHGLEYATSNRGGCHVRGYMISPEILGAPEKIDPQALEGKAEWVKAFQDLTAVIDAGGLCLFTSFALGADDYADLINAALGWNKSTEEILKIGERIWNLERKFNLEAGIDPSQDTLPKRLLEEPVKEGPNKGQVVHLDQLLPKYYEVRGWSKEGIPTEEKLKELGIL, encoded by the coding sequence GTGTCATTTAACGGAAAAGTATTAAGAGTAAATCTTACCGAAAAAAGCGTAAAGGTTGAGAAACTGCCAGAGGATTATGAGCTCTATCTTGGTGGAAGAGGCCTTGCAACAAAGATGTTCTACGACGAAGTAGGCCCTCAAGTGGATCCCTTCTCACCTGAAAACAAATTATTCTTTGCAACAGGTCCTTTAACAGGAACTGCCGCACCAACAGGTGGAAGATATATGGTAGTAACCAAAGGTCCGTTGACAGGCACCATAGCTTCAAGTAACTCAGGTGGTTATTTTGGTGCAGAATTGAAATTTGCAGGTTATGACATGATTATTATTGAAGGAAAAGCTGAAAAACCTGTATACCTTATGATTAAAGATGATCATGTAGAACTTAAAGATGCTTCTCATCTCTGGGGAAAAGACGTATTTGAAACCACTGATATAATGATGGAAGAAATTGGAGATCCAAGAGCAAGAGTTGCATGTATTGGACCAGCAGGAGAAAAATTGGTAAAATTTGCAGCTATTATGAACGATAAACATAGAGCTGCAGGTAGAACCGGTGTTGGTGCAGTAATGGGGAGCAAAAACTTCAAAGGTATCGTTGTAAGAGGAACAAAGAGACCTGAGGTAAAAGATCCAGCAAAATTCATGGAAGTTGTAAAAGAAAAAATCAAAAAATTAAGAGAAAATGGAATTACCGGTGAAGGTTTGCCTAAACTGGGAACCAAGGTTCTCGATAATATTATTAATCAAAACGGATTATATCCAACAAGAAACTTCCAGGATTCAGTATTTGAATTTACAGATGAAGTTTCCGGCGAAGCGCTTGTTGAAAAAGGATATCTCGTTAAAAATATGCCATGTTTTGGCTGTCCTATAGCCTGTGGAAGAAGAGTAACACTTCCTAACGGCATTGAAACAGAAGGTCCAGAATATGAAACTGGTTGGGCATTTGGGCCAGATTGTGGCGTTTCAGACTTAATTGCTATAGTTGAAGCAAACCATCTATGTAATAAATATGGTTTAGACACAATTTCAGCAGGTTCAACAATTGCATGTGCAATGGAAATGTATGAAAAGGGCATTGTAAAGAAAGAAGAATTAGGAAATGGTCCTGAATTGAAATTTGGAAGTTCAGAAGCTGTAGTATTCTATACAAAACAAATTGGATTAAGAGAAGGAATTGGCGACAAATTAGCAGAAGGTTCTTATAGATTTGCAGAAAGTTATGGACATCCTGAATTTGCCATGGTTGTTAAAAAACAGGAAATTCCTGCATACGATCCAAGGGGTGCTCAGGGACATGGTCTTGAATACGCAACAAGTAACAGAGGCGGATGTCACGTTAGAGGTTATATGATTTCTCCTGAAATTCTCGGTGCTCCTGAAAAAATAGATCCACAAGCACTTGAAGGAAAAGCAGAATGGGTTAAAGCATTCCAGGATTTAACAGCAGTTATAGATGCTGGAGGATTATGTTTATTCACCTCATTCGCATTAGGTGCTGACGATTATGCTGATTTAATAAACGCTGCATTGGGATGGAATAAATCAACAGAAGAAATATTAAAAATTGGCGAAAGAATATGGAATCTTGAAAGAAAATTCAATTTAGAAGCAGGAATCGATCCTTCACAGGATACACTTCCAAAGAGATTGCTCGAAGAACCTGTAAAAGAAGGTCCAAACAAAGGTCAGGTTGTTCATCTTGATCAATTGCTTCCAAAATATTACGAAGTAAGAGGATGGAGCAAAGAAGGTATTCCTACAGAAGAAAAACTCAAGGAGTTAGGAATTCTATGA
- a CDS encoding FAD binding domain-containing protein → MKNIKYFKPKTIEEISKIKSENDARLLSGGTDLMVKMRAEIFNPEVIIDTKGLEKEEVKFYNGRVRIPINTTYDELIKNEEFNKRFPMIVEIIKKIGSPQIRNRATPIGNIANASPAGDFLLSMYLFDGNVEIKPSNKIMKISHFVTGPGKIKLKNDEFIYSIELKEMEGYKYYYEKVGKRNAMNISIISIGVLLKTDNDGKIEDIKVAYGSVGPTVERFEEIEEKMKGKKVSKELFEEMGEEYMKVINPITDVRATAEYRKKMVKNLLIKAYYELIK, encoded by the coding sequence ATGAAAAACATAAAATACTTCAAACCAAAAACAATAGAGGAAATTTCAAAAATAAAATCTGAAAACGATGCCAGACTTTTATCAGGCGGAACAGATTTAATGGTAAAAATGCGAGCAGAAATATTTAATCCAGAAGTAATTATAGACACCAAAGGTCTCGAGAAGGAAGAAGTAAAATTCTATAATGGAAGAGTAAGAATTCCTATAAACACAACATATGATGAATTAATAAAAAATGAAGAATTCAACAAACGATTTCCTATGATAGTGGAAATAATTAAAAAAATAGGTTCTCCACAAATTAGAAACAGAGCTACTCCAATAGGCAATATAGCAAACGCTTCACCAGCAGGCGATTTCCTATTAAGCATGTACCTCTTTGATGGAAATGTGGAAATTAAACCTTCAAACAAAATTATGAAAATATCCCATTTTGTTACCGGTCCGGGAAAAATAAAACTTAAAAACGATGAGTTTATATATTCAATAGAATTAAAGGAAATGGAAGGATACAAATACTACTATGAAAAAGTTGGAAAAAGAAATGCAATGAACATATCCATTATCAGCATAGGCGTTCTTTTAAAAACAGATAATGATGGAAAAATAGAAGATATAAAAGTTGCATATGGCTCTGTTGGACCAACAGTTGAAAGATTCGAAGAAATAGAAGAAAAAATGAAAGGCAAAAAAGTATCAAAAGAATTATTTGAAGAAATGGGAGAAGAATATATGAAAGTTATAAACCCTATAACCGATGTTAGAGCTACAGCGGAATACAGGAAAAAAATGGTTAAAAACCTGCTTATAAAAGCATATTATGAATTAATAAAATAA
- a CDS encoding (2Fe-2S)-binding protein, with the protein MKIKFKLNGKDVEYDVAEHKRALDFLRDDMRMTSVKEGCGEGECGACTIILNGKNVNSCMVLAVELDGQEVWTLEGLNEKGDTIIQESYIEKGAIQCGFCTPGFIMSTKVLLDNNPSPKEEEIKEALEGNLCRCTGYTKIIEAVKLAAEKRGESR; encoded by the coding sequence ATGAAAATAAAATTTAAGTTAAACGGTAAAGATGTTGAATACGATGTTGCTGAACATAAAAGGGCTCTTGATTTTTTGAGAGATGATATGAGAATGACCTCCGTAAAAGAAGGTTGCGGCGAAGGGGAATGTGGTGCATGTACAATTATCTTAAATGGCAAAAACGTCAATTCCTGTATGGTTTTAGCAGTTGAACTCGATGGTCAGGAAGTATGGACCCTTGAAGGGTTAAATGAAAAGGGCGACACCATAATTCAGGAATCATATATTGAAAAGGGAGCTATACAATGTGGATTCTGTACTCCTGGATTCATAATGTCCACAAAAGTATTGCTTGATAACAATCCTTCACCAAAAGAAGAAGAAATAAAAGAAGCTCTTGAAGGTAATCTATGTAGATGCACAGGATACACCAAGATAATAGAAGCGGTAAAACTCGCTGCAGAGAAACGAGGTGAGTCCAGATGA
- a CDS encoding MoaD family protein, with the protein MKVEIKFFATLRLHLRVASLSLDLNENTTVNELIDILVKHFNDEKVREYLIDENGIRKGTMILINGKNILHLNGLDTKIEEGVISIFPPAGGG; encoded by the coding sequence ATGAAGGTTGAAATAAAATTTTTCGCTACCCTGAGATTACATCTCAGGGTAGCTTCATTATCTTTAGATTTAAATGAAAATACAACTGTAAATGAATTAATAGACATACTTGTAAAACATTTCAACGATGAAAAGGTGCGAGAATACCTTATTGATGAAAATGGTATTAGAAAAGGAACAATGATATTAATAAACGGAAAAAACATATTACATCTAAATGGTTTAGATACAAAAATCGAAGAAGGCGTTATTTCAATTTTTCCACCAGCAGGTGGGGGGTAA
- a CDS encoding methyl-accepting chemotaxis protein produces MKKSSLYVKLGVPIVLFILLSLFTYFSTRTITKAQAYDGLVINLAGRQRMLTQRMTKEALAYHILKDEALNKSLDNTIKVFDTTLNALKDGGKAPFDLAWQKMVDVPEAPPTVKKQLEKVKSMWDEFYKHIEDFRTTHSEESMKYIVEHNVPLLVEMNTAVTLFQKESEKKVLLMRRIQFVVFAINLLVGLFAFYMLRKSLSPLKELEKIAEGDLTVSAKIHSDDEIGVIAKKMYALVGEKLRPTFEFIKKSMEGIKISADNVSSSAQESNAIIEEFKASFDMMAEEAEIMRRETDNTNDAIAEISRSTDEVANAAIELADVAGVLETATNTSKEVMKSLEEAVNAATEETMKTINEIKELENYASNITEVIEQVSNIAEQTNLLALNAAIEAARAGEAGKGFAVVADEIRKLAEETRKATDEIAGILGSIKANVDKSTKQIYTVKETVEKVTENSKVLTGELDNILSQTAIVSERSQSLAASAEEQNASSQTIAESFSNVNDSLNRYFENVQNMKESSNEIQNMADNLAEIAEDLQMSVDLLNNALAEFKF; encoded by the coding sequence ATGAAAAAGAGCAGCTTATATGTTAAACTCGGAGTACCTATAGTTCTATTTATTCTGTTATCATTGTTTACTTACTTTTCAACGAGAACGATTACGAAAGCCCAGGCTTATGATGGACTTGTAATTAATCTTGCTGGAAGGCAGAGAATGCTTACACAAAGAATGACCAAAGAAGCATTGGCTTATCATATTTTAAAAGATGAAGCTTTGAATAAGAGTTTGGATAATACTATAAAGGTGTTTGATACAACGCTTAATGCGTTAAAAGACGGAGGAAAAGCCCCATTTGATCTTGCCTGGCAAAAAATGGTTGATGTTCCTGAAGCTCCTCCTACAGTAAAAAAGCAATTGGAAAAGGTAAAGTCAATGTGGGATGAATTTTATAAGCATATTGAAGATTTTAGAACCACACATAGTGAAGAATCAATGAAGTATATTGTAGAACACAATGTTCCACTCTTGGTTGAAATGAATACTGCAGTTACATTATTCCAGAAGGAATCTGAAAAAAAGGTTCTTTTAATGAGAAGAATTCAATTTGTTGTTTTTGCTATTAATTTGTTGGTAGGCCTTTTTGCATTTTATATGCTTAGAAAATCATTGTCACCATTAAAAGAACTTGAAAAGATTGCAGAAGGTGATTTAACAGTATCTGCTAAGATTCATTCAGATGATGAAATAGGGGTTATTGCCAAAAAGATGTATGCTCTTGTTGGTGAAAAATTAAGACCAACATTTGAATTTATAAAGAAATCAATGGAAGGAATTAAGATATCAGCGGATAATGTTTCTTCAAGTGCTCAGGAATCAAATGCAATTATTGAAGAATTCAAAGCTTCATTTGATATGATGGCAGAAGAAGCTGAGATAATGAGAAGAGAAACAGATAATACCAATGATGCAATTGCTGAAATTTCACGTTCTACAGATGAAGTTGCAAATGCAGCAATTGAACTGGCTGATGTTGCAGGTGTTCTTGAAACAGCTACAAATACAAGTAAAGAGGTAATGAAATCACTTGAAGAAGCTGTAAATGCTGCAACAGAAGAAACAATGAAAACAATAAATGAAATTAAAGAACTTGAAAATTACGCAAGTAATATAACAGAAGTTATTGAACAGGTTTCTAATATTGCAGAACAGACAAACTTATTGGCATTAAATGCGGCAATTGAAGCTGCAAGAGCAGGAGAAGCAGGAAAAGGTTTTGCTGTTGTTGCTGATGAAATTAGAAAGCTTGCAGAAGAAACAAGAAAAGCTACAGATGAAATTGCTGGTATATTGGGGTCAATTAAGGCTAATGTTGACAAATCTACAAAACAAATATATACGGTAAAAGAAACAGTTGAAAAGGTTACTGAAAATTCAAAGGTATTAACTGGAGAATTGGATAATATTTTAAGTCAAACTGCTATAGTTTCTGAACGTTCACAATCATTGGCAGCATCAGCAGAAGAACAGAATGCTTCTTCACAGACAATTGCAGAATCTTTCTCAAATGTAAATGATTCATTGAACAGATACTTTGAAAATGTTCAGAATATGAAGGAATCAAGCAATGAAATTCAGAATATGGCAGATAATCTTGCAGAAATCGCAGAGGATTTACAGATGAGTGTAGACCTTTTAAATAATGCACTTGCTGAATTTAAATTTTAA
- a CDS encoding molybdopterin biosynthesis protein yields the protein MKRRFYLNKMDIEAGVELFFSKLEEYFRNDEKEVIDVRESSGRVTAEPIFANENVPSYNSSAMDGVAVISKHTYGATESSPKILELEKDFEYINTGYPINKPYDAVIMIENIEIIDDTKIKIRNSVFPYKDVRKVGEDICKGEMLFPRYHTLTENDISFLLMAGVFKIPVLRELNVLLIPTGNEIVKPEEKTEEFQIPETNSAMIKNFIEKYNASVDVHSILPDDLEVLKKTIEENIEKYDLILLNAGSSAGSKDFTFHAVNELGKVIVHGLNIKPGKPAILGIVKDKPVIGLPGFPVSCNIILEDIVKPLILNKTKEEVYYDNEIIEGVSGKRIHSSITEKEYLRVGVGKVEDRYVAIPLKRGAANISAVSKQDGVVYIEKGIEVLEDGEEINIHLKRSKEIVDNNILVIGSHDLLIDLLADYIKRYDKNINIVSANVGSIGGIMAIAKGYAHMAGMHLLDPESGEYNISYIEEYIDEYTLMNLSYREQGFIVQKGNPKGIKTFSDLTKDGVRYINRQKTAGTRILLDYHLEKEGISPDRIHGYSDEEYSHVNLALKIKKDMADVGLGIKAAANIYDLDFVPVAHERYDLLIHPSFIDDPRFKLIQEIIGSEEFKRDAEKLGGYLLKDTGNFIKE from the coding sequence TTGAAAAGGAGATTTTATTTGAATAAGATGGATATTGAAGCGGGGGTTGAACTCTTTTTTAGTAAGCTGGAAGAGTATTTTAGGAATGATGAAAAAGAAGTTATCGATGTAAGAGAAAGTTCTGGTAGGGTTACTGCTGAACCAATTTTTGCCAATGAGAATGTTCCGTCTTATAATAGTAGCGCTATGGATGGTGTGGCGGTTATCAGCAAACATACATATGGTGCAACAGAAAGCAGTCCAAAGATTCTGGAATTAGAGAAGGATTTTGAATATATAAATACTGGTTATCCTATTAATAAGCCATATGATGCGGTAATAATGATAGAGAATATAGAGATTATTGATGATACGAAGATTAAAATTAGAAATAGCGTTTTTCCGTATAAGGATGTTCGAAAGGTTGGAGAGGATATATGTAAAGGCGAAATGTTATTCCCAAGATATCATACCCTTACAGAAAATGATATATCCTTTTTATTGATGGCTGGCGTATTTAAGATTCCTGTTTTAAGAGAATTAAATGTGTTGTTAATTCCAACAGGAAATGAAATTGTTAAACCAGAAGAGAAAACAGAAGAATTTCAGATTCCAGAAACCAATTCTGCTATGATTAAGAATTTTATTGAGAAATACAATGCAAGTGTTGATGTGCATAGTATATTGCCGGATGATCTGGAAGTTTTGAAAAAAACAATAGAAGAGAATATAGAAAAATATGATCTAATTCTTTTAAATGCTGGTTCTTCAGCTGGTTCAAAGGATTTTACCTTTCATGCGGTAAATGAGCTGGGTAAGGTTATTGTTCATGGATTGAATATAAAACCGGGAAAACCTGCTATTTTAGGTATTGTTAAGGATAAACCTGTTATTGGGTTGCCGGGATTTCCTGTTTCGTGCAATATAATACTTGAGGATATAGTGAAACCTTTGATATTGAATAAAACAAAGGAAGAAGTATATTATGACAATGAAATTATTGAAGGTGTATCTGGAAAGAGAATTCATTCTTCCATTACAGAAAAGGAATATTTAAGGGTTGGTGTTGGTAAGGTTGAAGATAGATATGTAGCTATTCCTTTAAAGAGAGGTGCCGCTAATATTTCAGCAGTATCGAAACAGGATGGTGTTGTGTATATAGAAAAGGGTATAGAGGTATTGGAAGATGGCGAAGAGATAAATATACATCTTAAGCGTTCTAAAGAAATAGTGGATAATAATATTCTTGTTATTGGAAGTCATGATTTGTTGATAGATTTACTTGCTGATTATATAAAGAGATATGATAAGAATATAAATATTGTTTCTGCTAATGTTGGAAGTATTGGTGGAATAATGGCTATAGCAAAAGGGTATGCTCATATGGCTGGAATGCACCTTCTTGATCCTGAAAGTGGTGAGTATAATATCAGTTATATTGAAGAGTATATTGATGAGTATACATTGATGAATCTTTCGTATAGGGAACAGGGATTTATTGTTCAAAAAGGAAATCCTAAAGGTATAAAGACTTTTTCAGATCTTACAAAGGACGGAGTTAGATATATTAACAGGCAAAAAACTGCAGGAACAAGGATTTTATTGGATTATCATCTTGAGAAGGAAGGTATTTCTCCGGATAGGATTCATGGTTATTCTGATGAAGAGTATTCACATGTTAATCTTGCATTGAAAATAAAAAAAGATATGGCAGATGTGGGTCTTGGAATAAAAGCAGCTGCCAATATTTATGATCTTGATTTTGTGCCAGTGGCACATGAGAGATATGATCTTTTAATACATCCTTCTTTTATAGATGATCCGAGATTTAAGTTGATTCAGGAAATAATAGGTTCTGAGGAGTTTAAAAGAGATGCAGAGAAGCTGGGTGGATATCTCTTAAAAGATACAGGGAATTTTATAAAGGAATAA
- a CDS encoding FAD binding domain-containing protein, giving the protein MIEIKDYIRPKSIEEAYEKLVSVDGAEIIGSGAFMRLSSRKIELAIDLQDAGVNYIKEENGEIKIGSATPLGEIEKSEIIKNAFDGKLAEIMKYIWSVQLRNIATLGGTVFPKLGFSDLLTVLLVLDTDIVLHKNGRMPLEKFLEEKIRKDIMVELIIKNNGRKLSFQNMRNSFYDFSILNAAASKLDNDIKIAIGARPGVARLTRKTMEELKTLENIEEKLQEISEKAASEVEYGSNIKGSKEYREMIAPVLVRRALEEVIK; this is encoded by the coding sequence GTGATTGAGATTAAGGATTATATCAGGCCAAAAAGTATCGAAGAAGCCTATGAAAAATTGGTTTCAGTGGACGGTGCCGAAATAATAGGAAGCGGTGCCTTTATGCGATTATCTTCGAGAAAGATAGAACTTGCCATTGATTTACAGGATGCAGGTGTAAATTATATAAAAGAAGAAAATGGCGAAATAAAAATTGGAAGCGCTACGCCTCTTGGCGAAATAGAAAAAAGCGAAATAATAAAAAACGCTTTTGACGGAAAATTAGCCGAAATTATGAAATACATCTGGTCCGTTCAATTGAGAAACATTGCCACTCTTGGTGGAACGGTATTTCCAAAACTTGGATTCTCTGATTTGCTTACAGTATTACTTGTTTTAGATACAGATATTGTATTGCACAAAAACGGCAGAATGCCACTTGAAAAATTCCTCGAAGAAAAAATCAGAAAAGACATTATGGTTGAATTGATAATAAAAAACAACGGAAGAAAATTATCATTCCAGAATATGAGAAATTCATTCTATGATTTTTCAATATTAAATGCTGCTGCATCTAAATTGGACAATGACATTAAAATTGCTATAGGTGCCAGACCTGGCGTTGCAAGATTAACCAGGAAAACAATGGAAGAACTCAAAACACTTGAAAATATAGAAGAAAAATTACAGGAAATATCAGAAAAAGCCGCTTCAGAAGTTGAATATGGTTCAAATATAAAAGGTTCAAAGGAATACAGAGAAATGATTGCGCCAGTACTTGTTAGAAGGGCTTTAGAGGAGGTAATAAAATGA
- a CDS encoding (2Fe-2S)-binding protein — protein MKITLTVNNTKHEVEINPSEFLLDVLRRLNYMSVKKGCDTGTCGVCTVLMDGKPVLSCSVLAASADGHEITTVEGLKDDPEYKKFTEALLAQGADQCGFCSPGLILSVYAMKKELKNPTEEEMKEYLVGNLCRCTGYASQMRAIKQFFEVKA, from the coding sequence ATGAAAATAACCTTAACAGTTAATAATACAAAACATGAAGTTGAAATAAACCCTTCTGAGTTTCTTCTCGATGTATTAAGAAGACTTAATTATATGAGTGTCAAAAAAGGTTGTGACACAGGAACATGTGGCGTATGTACAGTACTCATGGACGGAAAACCTGTCCTTTCCTGTTCTGTACTCGCAGCATCTGCTGACGGACATGAAATTACCACAGTAGAAGGGCTAAAAGATGATCCGGAATACAAGAAATTTACAGAGGCATTACTTGCCCAGGGAGCTGATCAATGTGGTTTCTGTAGCCCTGGATTAATTTTAAGCGTATATGCAATGAAAAAAGAATTAAAAAATCCAACAGAAGAGGAAATGAAAGAATACCTTGTTGGAAACTTATGTAGATGTACAGGATACGCAAGTCAAATGAGAGCAATAAAACAATTTTTTGAGGTGAAAGCATGA
- the thrC gene encoding threonine synthase produces MNKYKLRCISCGKVYEPDEVEYTCPVCGDRLGTLEVIYDYDEIKVKKEDFGKFDNIWQFEKILPISDKAYKTPLHVGGTPYYEHKKLAEELGIKNLFIKYDGTNPTASYKDRASALAIAKAYEKGYETIYCASTGNAASSLAGLSAPTKLKTYIFLPASAPIAKISQLFIYGANVIPIDGTYDEAFDISLKIGEENGWYCRNSAINPYLLEGKKTGALEIAVQSNWDVPDYVLVSVGDGTVISSFYKGFYDFYKLGLIDKIPRIIGVQAEGAAAIKRVFDKGEPFMPDDIETHTIADSISVGKPRDVVKACKYVKASGGYFVSVSDEEILNAIYELSIKTGIFAEPAGATSYAGLKRISEKIGKDSTVAIVVTGNGLKDVKAIESFVNLKKVKPDLNAVREVIKEYENKI; encoded by the coding sequence ATGAACAAGTATAAACTTCGTTGTATAAGTTGTGGAAAAGTATATGAACCTGATGAAGTTGAATATACATGTCCAGTTTGCGGAGATAGGTTAGGAACACTTGAAGTAATATATGATTATGATGAAATAAAGGTTAAAAAGGAAGACTTTGGAAAATTCGATAATATATGGCAGTTTGAGAAAATTTTACCAATAAGCGACAAAGCTTACAAAACGCCTTTGCATGTTGGCGGAACACCGTATTACGAACATAAAAAACTCGCTGAAGAATTAGGAATTAAAAATCTTTTTATAAAATACGACGGAACAAATCCAACTGCATCTTACAAAGATAGAGCATCAGCCCTGGCTATAGCCAAGGCATATGAAAAAGGATATGAAACAATATATTGTGCTTCAACAGGCAATGCAGCCAGTTCTTTAGCAGGATTATCAGCACCAACAAAATTAAAAACATATATATTTTTACCCGCTTCAGCACCAATTGCAAAAATATCACAACTTTTCATATACGGTGCAAACGTTATCCCAATAGACGGTACATATGATGAAGCATTTGATATTTCACTAAAAATTGGTGAAGAAAATGGATGGTATTGCAGAAACTCGGCAATTAATCCATATTTACTTGAAGGCAAAAAAACCGGAGCTCTTGAAATAGCTGTTCAAAGCAATTGGGATGTTCCAGATTACGTACTTGTAAGCGTTGGCGATGGTACAGTTATCAGTTCATTCTACAAAGGATTTTACGATTTCTATAAACTTGGATTAATAGATAAAATCCCAAGAATTATTGGTGTTCAGGCTGAAGGTGCCGCTGCAATAAAAAGAGTATTTGATAAAGGTGAACCATTTATGCCTGACGACATAGAAACACATACAATTGCAGATAGCATAAGCGTTGGAAAACCGCGCGATGTAGTAAAAGCCTGCAAATACGTAAAAGCAAGTGGCGGATATTTCGTAAGTGTAAGTGATGAAGAAATATTAAATGCTATATATGAATTATCAATAAAGACCGGTATATTTGCCGAACCCGCCGGAGCTACTTCATACGCTGGTCTGAAAAGGATTTCAGAAAAAATTGGAAAAGATTCAACTGTTGCAATTGTAGTAACAGGAAATGGATTAAAAGATGTAAAAGCAATAGAAAGCTTTGTAAATCTAAAAAAAGTAAAACCAGACTTAAATGCTGTTAGAGAGGTGATTAAGGAATATGAAAATAAAATTTAA